GAGGAGACTTCGGTCCGCCCCAAGCCGATGGTGGAAATCGGCGGGATGCCGATCATCTGGCACATCATGAAGATCTATTCCGCCCACGGAATCAAGGACTTCATCGTCTGCCTCGGCTATAAGGGTTATATTCTGAAGGAATATTTCGCCAATTATTTCCTCCACACCGCCGATGTGACGATCGACCTCGCCGAGAACACGATGGAAGTGCATCGTAACTGGAACGAGGGCTGGCGGATCACGCTGGTCGAAACCGGCGCCGACACGATGACCGGCGGGCGATTGAAGGCGGTGCGCGACTATCTGGACCCCGACGAGCCCTTCTGCCTCACCTATGGCGACGGCGTCGCGAGCATCGACATCACCGCCGAACTGGCGTTTCACAAGGCGCATGGCGGCATGGCGACCGTGACGGCGGTGGCGCCGCCGGGCCGATTCGGCTCGCTGGAAGGCGAGGGCGACCGCGTGACGAGCTGCCAGGAAAAGCCGCCGGGCGACGGCGGGCTGATCAATGGCGGGTTCTTCGTGCTCGATCCGGGCGTGATCGATTATATCGACGGCCCCGACACGATCTGGGAGCGCGGCCCGATGGAGCGGCTGGCGACCGACGGGCAGCTCTATCGCTTCCGCCATGATGGTTTCTGGCATCCGATGGATACGCTGCGCGACAAGCTCTATCTGGAAGATCTGTGGAAGAGCGACGCGCCGTGGAAACAATGGTAACTGCCGATTTCTGGCGCGGGCGGCGGGTTTTCGTCACCGGCCATACCGGGTTCAAGGGAAGCTGGCTGGCCCTGTGGCTTACCGAAATGGGCGCGCAAGTAACCGGCTTCGCGCTGCCCGCCGAACATCCGAGCCTGTTCGAACAGGCGCGCGTCGAGGAAGTGGTGACGCACCGGGAAGGCGATATTCGCGATGCCGCCGCGCTGGAAAGCGCGATGCAGGCCGCCGACCCGGAAATCGTCTTTCACCTCGCCGCGCAGCCGCTGGTGCGCTTTTCCTATGAAGATCCGGTCGGCACCTGGGCGACCAATGTGCAGGGGACGGTGCACCTGCTCGATGCGTGCCGCCGGCTCGGCTCGCTAAAGGGCGTGGTCTGCGTCACCAGCGACAAATGCTATGAAAACCGCGAATGGGTGTGGCCCTATCGCGAGACCGATCCGATGGGCGGGCATGATCCCTACAGCGCCAGCAAGGGCGCGGCGGAGCTGGCGATCGCATCCTTCCGCCGGTCCTTTTTCGATCGGGAAGATGGGCCGCTGATCGCATCGGTGCGCGCGGGCAATGTGATCGGTGGCGGCGACTGGGCGAGCGACCGGCTGGTCCCCGACATCATCCGCGGGCTGATCGCGGGCGAGGCGATCCCGATCCGCGCGCCCGATGCCGTGCGCCCCTGGCAGCATGTGCTCGAGGCGCTGGGCGGATATCTGCTGATCGCGCAGCGGCTGGGCGCGGGCGAACGCGACTTCGCCGATGCGTGGAATTTCGGCCCCGCCGACAGCGATGCGAAGCCGGTGCGCTGGATCGCCGAGCGGCTGATGAAGGGATGGGGCGGGGGTGAGGTGGTCATGGATGACGCGCCCAAACCGCATGAGGCGCATCTGCTGCGGCTCGATTGTTCGAAAGTGCGCGCGGCGCTCGGCTGGCGGCCGGCCTTCGATCTCGATACCGCGCTCGACCGCGTCGTCGTCTGGCATCGCGCGGTGGAGGACGGCAGCGACGCGCGCGCCATTTGCCGCGAGCAGATCGCCGATTATCGTGCGCGCATGGCCGAGGCCATCGACGGAGTGACCCAGTAATGACCGATCTTGCCGCGCTTCGCGAAGCCGCCAGCGGCCTTTCCGAAGCCGAATTCCGCAAGCTGATCGTCGACCTGACCGGCGAGTATGCGCGCAATTTCCACGCGCCGAAGGACTTCGTGCCGGGCGAGAGCCCGGTGCCGGTGGCGGGCAAGGTCTATGGCGATACCGACATGCAGCTGCTCGTCGAAAGCAGCCTCGATTTCTGGCTGACGACGGGCCGGTTCAACGCCGATTTCGAAGCGAAGCTGGCGAAGCGGATCGGTGTGGCACACGCCATCACGGTCAATTCGGGCAGCTCGGCCAATCTGGTCGCGTTCAACACGCTGACCTCGCACTATATGCGCGCCGACGCGATCAGGCCGGGCGACGAAATCATCACCGTCGCCACCGGGTTTCCGACCACCGTAAACCCCTCGCTGCAATATGGCGCCGTCCCGGTGTTCGTCGACGTCGACATCCCGACCTACAATATCAAGCCCGAGATGATCGAAGCGGCGGTGACCGACCGGACGCGCGCGATCATGATCGCGCATACGCTCGGCAATCCCTTCGACCTGGGCGAAGTGATGCGCGTGGCGGAGAAGCATAACCTCTTCGTCGTGGAGGATTGCTGCGACGCGCTCGGTTCAACCTATGACGGCCGCCATGTCGGCACCTTCGGGCATCTCGGCACGCTCAGCTTCTATCCCGCGCATCACATCACGATGGGCGAGGGCGGGGCGGTGTTCACGGACAAGCCGCGCCTGAAGCGCGTGATGGAATCGATGCGCGACTGGGGCCGCGACTGCTGGTGCGCGCCGGGGCAGGACAATACCTGCGGCAAGCGCTTCGCGCGGCGGCTGGGCGACCTGCCTTTTGGATACGACCACAAATATACCTACAGCCATTGCGGCTATAATCTGAAGATCACCGACATGCAGGCAGCGGTCGGCGTGGCGCAGCTCGACCGGGCCGACGGCTTCATCGACGCGCGGCGGCGCAATTTCGCGCTGCTGACGGAGATGCTGGCGGACCTGGAGGACGTGATGATCCTGCCGCAGGCGACGCCGAGCAGCGACCCGAGCTGGTTCGGCTATCCGATCACGCTGCGCGAAAACCTGCCCTTCACCCGCGACGAACTCGTCCGGCATTTGAACGACCGCAAGGTCGGCACGCGACTGCTGTTCGGCGGCAACCTCACCCGCCAGCCCTATATGAAGGGTCGCGACTGGCGCGTTGTCGGCGATCTCACCAATGCCGACATCATCACCGAACGCTGCTTCTGGATCGGCCTCTATCCGGGACTGACGCCGTCGCATCTGGAGTATGCCGTCGGCGTGATGCGGGATTTCATCGCCGGGAAGCGCGGCTGATTACTAGGCGTGCCTTACGGGCCGGGGGCGCAAGGGCGGCGCGGGCAAATCTTTGCGCTGTTCAAACGGCAGACAATTGCCGTGCGCGCCTGAAAAGCTGTCGTTTTGGATGCGATCTTATTGCGATCGCTGTTTGAATAGGCACTATTTGGTCGACGAACCGTTCGCATCAAGGCGAGATTATGGGCGCGCTTACAGACCGACTCAACGCAGCGGCATCGGGCTTTGCCATTACGGTTGCGCCGTTGGTCGTTGTCGCAATAGCGCAGCTCGTTTTTATGCCACAGATTCTCGCGGTCGCGGAAGGTCTAGAAAGTAACGAACAGGCTAGGTTGGTTTCAATTTGGCGGGCGGAGTTTTCTATTGCGCATACTATTGTAGCAATACTATTCGTTATCTACTGGCTGCTGGTGGCGGTACTCGGAAAAGGGCAAATCCTCAGGTGCAAGTCTGCTAATAGAATCTTGGCATTTTGCGTCGTCGCTTATCTGACGATAACTCTATACTCCATATTCCTCTGGCCCGACGGGTTACGGGTCGTATGCCCATTTCTAGGTATTTCCGACACGATCGCAAACCCTTATGCTTGCGACGCCATGTCATCTTGCGATGTGTTCGCTGATGTTGCCAGCCAATTGATACTGTTGGGCCTGTTGGGATTGATCGTGCCCTTCATCATAAGCCTGATTGTCCGCATAGTTTCCTCTCGCCGCGCCTGTCAGCGACAGGATGACACGCCTCCGTCGCTTGTTGAATGATCGTCAGCCATACCGGCTGAAATTTTCACGCGGCCTGACTACGCACGCACCAGACACATTCCCAAACGAACCCGGAGCCGCCGGTTAATACCGCGTTTACCATTGGTCTTTACCGATGGTGTCGGCGGGCTTTGGCAAAATAGCGCCCGTCGCCGAGAAGCGAGGTGCCAGCGCGATGCAAGTCAAATTCATCCTCGATTTCGACGGGGTGCTCTTCAACAGCGCATTCGAGGCCTATAGCGTCTGCGAACAGGCGACCAAGGGGCGCGCCGGGTTCCGGCAGGATGTCGATTTCGATGCCTTCATGCGCTTCCGCTCGGTCGTTACCGATGCCTGGCAATATCATCGCCTCTACAGCGAGAGCGAGGCGGTCTCGCCCGCCGATCTGAAAAGCGTTGAACCGGGCGAGGACGACTGGGCCTTCGCCAATCGCTTCTTCACCGCGCGCGAGACGATGATGGCCGATCCGGGCTGGGCGAAGGTGATGCCCGCCTATCCGTTCTTCGGAAAGCTGAAACCCGTCATTCTCGCGCATCCCGATCGTTTCGCGATTCTTTCGACGCGCAACGTCGATTCGATCCGTCGCACGCTTGCCTGGCACGACGCCGATGTGATCCCCGTCTTCGGGCAGGAACATGTCCGCACGCATGGCGGCAAGCTGGGCGTCGCCCGGGCGCAGGGCTGGTGCGATCGCACGCGCCACATGGCGATCTATCTCGACGATATGCGCCGCCATCTCGAACCGTTCGAAGGCGAAGTGCTGCTCCCGCTCCACGCCGATTGGGGCTATGATGCCGCCACGCCGGGCAGCATCTCGCAGGAACAGGCGATGAAGATCATCAGCTCGCTGCTGGTCCTTTCGCAACAGGTGCCCGAGACGCAGTGGCGGGGCATCGCGGCGTGAAATATGCCGATCAGATCGGCGCCTGGCTTCAGGCCGCCGGTTACACCCATTATTTCTATGTGGGTGGGGGCAATATCATGCACCTCACCGAAAGCCTCGACCGCTATCTGACCGGCGTGCCGGTGGTGCATGAAGTCGCCGCCGGGATCGCCGCCGAATATTTCAACGAAATCGCCGAGAGCGCGAAGGCGCTGGCGCTGGTGACGGCGGGGCCGGGGCTCACCAATATCGTAACCGCCATCAGCGGCGCGTGGCTCGAAAGCCGCGAGCTTCTGGTGATCGGCGGGCAGGTGAAGACCAGCGATCTCGCGCGCGGGCAGGTGCGTTCGCGCGGCATTCAGGAGATTGACGGCGTCGCGCTGGTGCAATCGACCACCAAGGTTTCGCACCGCCTCGAAGCGCCGGTTTCGGGCGCCGAATTTCTCGACCTGATTTCGGCGAGCTGGACGCCGCGCAAGGGGCCGGTGTTCCTCGAATTCCCGCTCGACGTGCAGGCGGCGAGCGTGGAGGAAACGCCGCTGCCCGCCGTCGCCGTGCCGCA
This genomic interval from Sphingosinithalassobacter tenebrarum contains the following:
- the rfbH gene encoding lipopolysaccharide biosynthesis protein RfbH encodes the protein MTDLAALREAASGLSEAEFRKLIVDLTGEYARNFHAPKDFVPGESPVPVAGKVYGDTDMQLLVESSLDFWLTTGRFNADFEAKLAKRIGVAHAITVNSGSSANLVAFNTLTSHYMRADAIRPGDEIITVATGFPTTVNPSLQYGAVPVFVDVDIPTYNIKPEMIEAAVTDRTRAIMIAHTLGNPFDLGEVMRVAEKHNLFVVEDCCDALGSTYDGRHVGTFGHLGTLSFYPAHHITMGEGGAVFTDKPRLKRVMESMRDWGRDCWCAPGQDNTCGKRFARRLGDLPFGYDHKYTYSHCGYNLKITDMQAAVGVAQLDRADGFIDARRRNFALLTEMLADLEDVMILPQATPSSDPSWFGYPITLRENLPFTRDELVRHLNDRKVGTRLLFGGNLTRQPYMKGRDWRVVGDLTNADIITERCFWIGLYPGLTPSHLEYAVGVMRDFIAGKRG
- the rfbF gene encoding glucose-1-phosphate cytidylyltransferase yields the protein MTKAVILAGGLGSRLGEETSVRPKPMVEIGGMPIIWHIMKIYSAHGIKDFIVCLGYKGYILKEYFANYFLHTADVTIDLAENTMEVHRNWNEGWRITLVETGADTMTGGRLKAVRDYLDPDEPFCLTYGDGVASIDITAELAFHKAHGGMATVTAVAPPGRFGSLEGEGDRVTSCQEKPPGDGGLINGGFFVLDPGVIDYIDGPDTIWERGPMERLATDGQLYRFRHDGFWHPMDTLRDKLYLEDLWKSDAPWKQW
- the rfbG gene encoding CDP-glucose 4,6-dehydratase; its protein translation is MVTADFWRGRRVFVTGHTGFKGSWLALWLTEMGAQVTGFALPAEHPSLFEQARVEEVVTHREGDIRDAAALESAMQAADPEIVFHLAAQPLVRFSYEDPVGTWATNVQGTVHLLDACRRLGSLKGVVCVTSDKCYENREWVWPYRETDPMGGHDPYSASKGAAELAIASFRRSFFDREDGPLIASVRAGNVIGGGDWASDRLVPDIIRGLIAGEAIPIRAPDAVRPWQHVLEALGGYLLIAQRLGAGERDFADAWNFGPADSDAKPVRWIAERLMKGWGGGEVVMDDAPKPHEAHLLRLDCSKVRAALGWRPAFDLDTALDRVVVWHRAVEDGSDARAICREQIADYRARMAEAIDGVTQ